A part of Lactobacillus sp. ESL0700 genomic DNA contains:
- a CDS encoding amino acid permease, with protein sequence MKRQLTLFAALATVMGTMIGGGAFFKIASVSALTHNAWLSILVWPLAGFITLMAGLSVAELAAIFPEDGGPVKYLQEIYGSKIAFLFGWSLIIVYYPANIAALSIVFATQLKQIPNFSSYSTTGVALIGMLVILLVNWLGSKLSSEVQKLALIIKLLPIAAIIIFAIFNSSTNQLTGAPLPHLNSANGAAFGQALLAVLFAYDGWLSIGNLAGEIKNPAKTLSRAITWGVFGVTIIYTLLNWSYTRMIPWSTIVGNQGTALLTAQRLFGNLGGLIISIGILVSVFGAINGHLMVGSRMPYTLGKQQKLPAANFFAKLNRKTVVPTNSMLFECAIAAVMIFSGTFDSLTDMLVYVSWIFSILLFVGVFILRKRKSELIRPYKVPLFPWPPILAIIGALFIVINTTLTQPFLALIGILLTLSGWPVYIWTQKK encoded by the coding sequence ATGAAAAGACAACTCACATTATTCGCCGCTCTGGCAACTGTCATGGGCACCATGATTGGTGGCGGCGCCTTTTTCAAAATCGCCAGCGTTTCGGCATTAACTCACAATGCTTGGTTGAGTATCCTTGTTTGGCCTCTAGCCGGATTTATTACCCTAATGGCTGGGCTCAGCGTGGCCGAACTTGCCGCGATTTTCCCAGAAGACGGCGGCCCAGTCAAATACTTGCAAGAAATTTATGGCTCAAAAATTGCCTTCCTTTTTGGCTGGTCGCTGATCATCGTCTATTATCCGGCCAACATCGCTGCCCTTTCAATTGTGTTTGCGACACAATTAAAGCAAATTCCGAATTTTAGCAGTTATTCTACTACTGGCGTGGCTCTGATCGGCATGTTAGTTATCCTGCTAGTCAATTGGCTGGGTTCCAAACTAAGCAGCGAGGTCCAGAAACTGGCGCTAATAATTAAGCTGTTACCAATTGCCGCAATTATCATCTTTGCGATCTTTAACAGCAGCACCAATCAATTAACTGGCGCCCCATTGCCGCATTTGAACTCTGCTAATGGTGCGGCCTTTGGTCAAGCACTGCTAGCCGTGCTTTTTGCTTATGACGGTTGGTTAAGTATCGGCAATCTAGCCGGTGAAATTAAAAATCCGGCCAAAACCCTGTCCCGTGCTATTACTTGGGGCGTGTTCGGCGTTACCATCATTTACACATTGCTTAACTGGAGTTACACCAGAATGATTCCGTGGTCTACCATCGTGGGTAATCAGGGAACGGCCTTGCTAACTGCACAGCGACTGTTTGGCAACTTGGGCGGTTTAATTATCAGTATTGGCATTTTGGTATCAGTCTTTGGGGCCATCAACGGTCACCTCATGGTTGGTTCCAGAATGCCGTATACCTTAGGCAAGCAACAAAAATTGCCAGCTGCCAATTTTTTTGCCAAATTAAATCGTAAAACAGTTGTGCCCACCAACAGTATGCTCTTTGAATGTGCAATTGCTGCCGTCATGATTTTTTCGGGAACTTTTGACAGCTTAACCGACATGCTGGTCTATGTTTCGTGGATTTTTTCCATCTTACTCTTTGTCGGTGTCTTTATCTTGCGCAAGCGAAAATCTGAATTAATCAGGCCATATAAAGTACCACTATTTCCGTGGCCACCAATCCTCGCTATTATCGGTGCCTTGTTCATCGTAATTAACACAACATTAACGCAGCCATTCTTAGCTCTTATCGGCATCTTGCTAACTCTATCTGGCTGGCCAGTGTACATTTGGACACAAAAGAAGTAA
- a CDS encoding PadR family transcriptional regulator, translating into MAIQIPTRLLDGAVLSFLKDEDLYGYALTQKVQGTFDISESTIYPVLRRLKKNGYLTTYDQPYQGRNRRYYQLTETGLTLLAAVQKEWLNFSTKVNQILGEKNGTNN; encoded by the coding sequence ATGGCAATTCAAATACCAACACGATTACTTGATGGTGCTGTTCTTTCTTTTTTAAAAGATGAAGATTTATATGGATATGCATTGACACAGAAGGTTCAAGGAACTTTCGATATTTCTGAATCAACAATCTATCCTGTTTTAAGACGATTGAAGAAAAACGGCTATCTAACAACTTATGATCAGCCATATCAGGGCCGTAATCGGCGCTACTATCAGTTGACGGAAACTGGTTTGACCTTATTAGCAGCTGTGCAAAAAGAATGGCTAAACTTTAGCACAAAGGTTAATCAAATATTGGGAGAGAAAAATGGAACAAATAATTAA
- a CDS encoding LysR family transcriptional regulator: MDIKRLVTFINLVETRNYTRTARAMHVTQPTVTHDINAIEDELGVKLFNRNKRYVNVTKNGWVFYQKIKPLINSYYSVVQDMQKNNLQENYQIALGYSYSLFNDLHIPIWIKQFQELHPQVEFLIENLSRNELKQHLLANDLDVMITTGKEAEDLQGINSYLLETEHFKAIVSRTNPLSKCSSLKLDDFNGEKMLFLDNNWAAVDLINLQNEVIHNNKQIDVTYADNLSSLNILLRSGQGITLGLYCIYADLPSSLTYVPLKWDATVDLLLLKLTNNRKRIVHSFIKFVQKLESQNLQNNL; encoded by the coding sequence ATGGATATAAAAAGATTAGTCACATTTATTAATTTAGTTGAAACGCGTAATTATACTAGAACTGCAAGGGCGATGCATGTAACGCAGCCAACGGTTACTCATGATATTAATGCAATAGAAGATGAACTTGGTGTTAAGTTATTTAACCGTAATAAACGCTATGTTAATGTAACCAAAAATGGCTGGGTATTTTATCAAAAAATAAAGCCATTAATTAACAGCTATTATTCAGTTGTACAGGACATGCAAAAAAACAATTTGCAAGAAAACTACCAAATAGCTCTAGGATATTCTTATTCTCTTTTTAATGATTTGCATATTCCAATTTGGATAAAGCAATTTCAAGAATTGCATCCGCAAGTTGAATTTTTAATCGAAAATTTGAGTAGAAATGAATTAAAACAACACTTGCTAGCCAACGATTTGGATGTAATGATCACTACAGGAAAAGAAGCTGAGGACTTACAAGGCATAAATAGCTATCTACTTGAAACGGAACATTTTAAGGCAATTGTTTCCAGGACTAATCCGTTAAGTAAATGTTCTTCTTTAAAATTGGATGATTTTAATGGTGAAAAGATGCTTTTTTTGGATAATAATTGGGCAGCCGTAGATTTGATTAACTTGCAAAATGAGGTTATTCACAATAATAAGCAAATTGATGTTACTTATGCTGATAATCTGTCTTCATTAAACATTTTGCTTAGAAGTGGTCAGGGAATTACACTAGGCTTGTATTGCATTTATGCCGATTTGCCTTCTTCGTTAACATACGTTCCATTGAAGTGGGATGCGACAGTAGATTTGCTACTTTTGAAGTTAACCAATAATCGTAAAAGAATTGTTCATAGTTTTATTAAATTTGTTCAAAAGCTAGAATCTCAAAATTTGCAGAATAACTTATGA
- a CDS encoding DUF1700 domain-containing protein — protein MEQIINDYILEVEENLSSLPLGDRNDVLEFYREFLLDGDFQNRAAIEKELGTPQQLARKIVADYVINDQPETEATDRAEDTASSSQSLHTIWRIFVGICAIPTGIIIGITLTAIFLGLFCAFLGILVGFIGLALGLLVAGVVGIVIGLNLLVASSWAPGFFYLGAGLIVLSICLFIVPAIIQTLRFLAAKCAQFARFLGRKIFKKRYYKTKTDKEAK, from the coding sequence ATGGAACAAATAATTAATGACTACATTTTGGAAGTAGAAGAAAATTTGTCATCCTTGCCTCTTGGAGATCGCAATGATGTGTTGGAATTTTACCGTGAATTCTTGCTAGATGGTGATTTTCAAAATCGTGCTGCAATTGAAAAAGAATTAGGTACTCCGCAACAGTTGGCACGTAAGATTGTGGCTGATTACGTTATCAATGATCAGCCTGAAACTGAGGCAACTGATAGAGCAGAAGATACTGCATCTTCTTCGCAAAGTTTGCACACAATTTGGCGCATTTTTGTTGGTATTTGTGCCATTCCAACGGGAATAATCATCGGGATTACCTTAACCGCAATTTTTCTTGGCTTGTTCTGTGCTTTTCTAGGAATTTTGGTTGGTTTTATTGGTTTAGCTCTAGGCCTTTTAGTTGCTGGTGTGGTAGGAATTGTCATTGGTTTGAATTTGCTGGTTGCGAGTTCTTGGGCTCCAGGTTTCTTTTATTTAGGAGCAGGCCTGATTGTTCTCAGCATTTGCCTGTTTATTGTCCCAGCAATTATCCAAACTTTGCGCTTTTTAGCTGCTAAATGTGCACAATTTGCACGCTTTTTGGGTAGAAAAATCTTTAAAAAACGCTATTACAAGACTAAGACGGATAAGGAGGCCAAATGA
- a CDS encoding MerR family transcriptional regulator translates to MNIKQVSELCNLSPDTIRYYEKEKLIPPVKRVSGMRDFDQKDVKWLNFIYCMRHAGLPIKVLKEYVDLFSQGDVTIPKRVELLKQQRETLNDKITELTSARDHLDQKIANYQTNLLQAEHDLGQITRENDS, encoded by the coding sequence ATGAATATTAAACAGGTAAGCGAGCTTTGTAACTTGTCGCCAGACACAATTCGTTATTACGAAAAGGAAAAACTGATTCCACCAGTTAAGCGAGTGAGTGGGATGCGCGATTTTGATCAAAAAGATGTGAAGTGGCTGAACTTTATCTATTGTATGCGTCATGCGGGACTGCCAATCAAGGTGCTAAAGGAGTACGTAGACTTATTTTCTCAAGGTGATGTAACAATTCCTAAAAGAGTAGAGTTATTGAAACAGCAACGTGAAACGCTCAATGATAAGATTACGGAATTAACAAGTGCTCGTGATCACTTAGACCAGAAGATAGCCAATTATCAAACTAATTTATTGCAAGCCGAACATGATTTAGGACAAATCACAAGGGAAAACGACAGCTAA
- a CDS encoding DUF4097 family beta strand repeat-containing protein — translation MMKRFYKIGAVTLIIGLILIIVGYVNDGMQPVVGTDLTNFQVLDAKTFSHERTLSYKKFSQVELNTGEVDYRIHRGNKYQIKVNDTKEHLLVVNKVKDKIVIDQRHQNYPITIDWKFYKQRPEVEITVPTKAALTKIEDNNTQGSLKVSDLKLQKLITGIADYNEQDDLQLHNLQVERAQISNHMSDIDIDNCTFNNSKFDLDNCILEMNKLVVKKQLVAYLVGGDFEAYSSEFHHGKISDSDGEVLINKSIVDTMKFSLDQVDLNMSRNKFTGKNTFGLKQSSLIMKHNPANINYDLLTTGEGRIKFRGKKVHRSSANYTKFNKKVANSVGTIKAEASDDDIVIK, via the coding sequence ATGATGAAACGATTTTATAAAATAGGAGCTGTAACTTTAATAATTGGCTTGATTTTAATAATTGTAGGTTATGTTAATGATGGGATGCAGCCAGTCGTTGGGACAGATTTAACCAACTTTCAAGTGCTTGATGCCAAGACCTTTTCACATGAACGGACTTTATCTTATAAGAAATTTAGTCAGGTTGAACTAAATACTGGTGAAGTCGATTATCGGATCCATCGCGGCAATAAGTATCAGATCAAGGTTAATGATACTAAAGAACATTTACTTGTTGTTAACAAAGTAAAGGATAAAATAGTAATCGATCAACGTCACCAAAACTATCCAATTACGATTGATTGGAAGTTTTATAAACAACGCCCAGAAGTTGAAATTACGGTACCAACTAAAGCTGCCTTAACTAAGATTGAAGATAATAATACGCAAGGAAGTTTAAAAGTATCAGATTTAAAATTACAAAAACTGATAACTGGTATTGCTGATTACAATGAACAAGATGATTTACAACTGCATAATTTACAGGTAGAGCGAGCACAAATTAGTAATCATATGTCTGATATTGATATTGATAATTGTACTTTTAATAATAGCAAATTTGATTTGGATAATTGTATATTGGAAATGAATAAATTAGTTGTTAAAAAGCAGTTGGTGGCATATTTAGTTGGTGGTGACTTTGAAGCTTATTCATCAGAATTTCACCATGGTAAGATTTCTGATAGCGATGGCGAAGTCCTAATAAATAAGAGTATTGTTGACACAATGAAATTTTCTTTAGATCAGGTAGACCTAAATATGTCACGCAATAAATTTACTGGTAAAAATACTTTTGGTCTCAAGCAGAGCTCATTAATAATGAAACATAATCCAGCAAATATTAACTATGATTTATTGACAACCGGTGAAGGACGAATTAAATTCCGTGGCAAGAAGGTTCATCGCAGCTCGGCTAACTATACTAAGTTTAATAAGAAAGTGGCTAACTCAGTGGGAACAATTAAAGCTGAGGCCAGTGATGATGATATTGTTATTAAATAA
- a CDS encoding zinc-dependent alcohol dehydrogenase family protein has product MKAAVFVKPGQVEVREFPKPKIEHEGDAIIRVVRASVCGSDLWWYRGLSQRKSGSTIGHEAIGVVEEVGSGVKNIKVGDFVIVPFTHGCGYCTNCLAGFEGNCLNQEAGPNGGYQGEYLRYYNADWGLVKVPGKPSDYSDQKLASLQTLADVMATGYHAAFSAEVKKGDTVAVVGDGAVGLCGVISAKLLGAKRIIAMSRHEDRQKLALEFGATDIVPERGDEGVQHVMQLTQNAGVDAALECVGTEQAMATAASLLRAGGIVGRVGVPQKAEINMSNLFWKNIGVRGGTASVTTHDRNVLLQAVLDDQINPGKVFTKEFKLTEIQSAYEAMDKREAIKSLIVFD; this is encoded by the coding sequence ATGAAAGCAGCAGTTTTTGTTAAACCAGGTCAAGTAGAAGTTAGGGAGTTTCCTAAACCCAAGATTGAACATGAAGGAGACGCAATTATTAGAGTGGTTCGTGCCAGCGTGTGCGGTTCTGACTTGTGGTGGTATCGGGGATTGTCGCAAAGAAAGAGCGGCTCAACAATTGGCCACGAGGCAATTGGGGTCGTTGAAGAAGTTGGCAGTGGCGTTAAAAATATCAAAGTGGGCGATTTTGTCATTGTGCCATTTACTCATGGCTGCGGGTATTGTACTAATTGTCTTGCTGGTTTTGAAGGAAATTGCCTCAATCAAGAAGCCGGTCCTAATGGCGGTTATCAAGGAGAATATTTGCGTTATTATAATGCTGACTGGGGATTAGTTAAGGTTCCAGGTAAGCCAAGCGATTATTCTGACCAAAAACTCGCTTCTCTGCAAACTTTGGCTGATGTGATGGCAACGGGTTATCACGCAGCCTTTAGCGCTGAGGTTAAAAAGGGTGATACAGTTGCAGTTGTTGGTGATGGTGCCGTGGGGTTATGCGGAGTAATCTCTGCTAAATTACTCGGAGCTAAAAGAATTATTGCTATGAGCCGTCATGAAGACCGCCAAAAGCTAGCTCTTGAATTTGGCGCAACTGATATTGTTCCAGAACGTGGTGATGAAGGCGTTCAGCACGTTATGCAGTTAACGCAAAATGCTGGTGTTGATGCAGCTTTGGAATGTGTTGGCACGGAGCAAGCGATGGCAACGGCAGCTTCATTATTACGTGCTGGCGGAATTGTCGGCCGAGTTGGTGTACCCCAAAAAGCAGAGATTAATATGTCGAACTTATTTTGGAAAAATATCGGTGTTCGTGGAGGAACAGCTTCAGTGACGACACACGACCGTAATGTTTTATTACAGGCAGTTTTGGATGATCAAATTAACCCTGGAAAAGTATTTACCAAAGAATTTAAGTTAACTGAAATCCAATCTGCTTATGAAGCGATGGATAAACGCGAAGCCATTAAGTCATTGATTGTCTTTGATTAA
- a CDS encoding PAS domain-containing protein, which yields MVNHTEEATSTWITETSKKVNAAKGTDYVELDQGLMTVDQIDAMLNCLPLEFVTVDKDDRYIYCNNEIPKNLLLSPRWPERLGQTLTEIHKDTSMPSVQKIMDYAKTGKTYRLIMASEKQYMVASFKNMQDKNNEYAGVTEWIIDLLPVIKRYLKQTGQKLVPDENNQTADVVSGASKK from the coding sequence ATGGTTAACCATACAGAAGAAGCAACTAGCACATGGATTACTGAAACATCTAAAAAAGTAAATGCTGCTAAAGGAACAGATTATGTAGAATTAGATCAAGGACTAATGACCGTCGACCAAATCGATGCAATGCTTAACTGTTTACCACTTGAATTTGTAACAGTTGATAAGGACGACCGCTACATTTATTGTAATAATGAAATTCCTAAAAACCTATTGCTTTCACCACGTTGGCCTGAAAGACTGGGACAAACTTTAACAGAAATACATAAAGACACATCAATGCCTAGTGTGCAAAAAATAATGGATTATGCCAAAACTGGTAAAACTTACCGACTAATTATGGCCAGTGAAAAACAATACATGGTTGCTTCCTTTAAAAATATGCAAGATAAAAATAATGAATATGCAGGAGTAACTGAATGGATTATCGACTTATTACCAGTTATTAAGCGCTATTTAAAACAAACAGGACAAAAACTAGTTCCAGATGAAAATAATCAAACTGCTGATGTTGTTTCAGGAGCTTCTAAAAAATAA